The genomic DNA GTAAATTTCATTTCCTATGGGGAATTCATAAAAGTTTAAATTTGATGCTAAAACTATTCATGATTTCATGCATCAGAAATGCTGTCAGGTATTTTCCAGTCTGTCTGTATCTCAGTATCAACTTGCACGTGGGTTTGGTAGGGCTGAAAGTCGTTGCTGTGACAAAAGCTGGATTATACTGCAGCTCTCATCAATATACTGAGGTGTTTTGAGCTTGTATTTCAGTTTGGGGtagaaaaatatcatttttagGCTTTCAAGCTAGCAGCTTTTAGAAGTGTGAATGGTAATGTTCAACGTTAAACGGTTAGGAGAGTAGAAATTTGAACAGCCTAATAACCTTAGATGTAGCATTCAGGTGCCTTAGTTTGCTAGTGATCAAGACTCATTCTGCTCATCTCATACACCTCACATTTGGCTCCCAAGACCAAGAGAAGATTCTTCACAATGACAGACGAGCAGAAGAAGTGATGCTGCTGTACACTTGCTGAAAATAtactttctacttttttttacaGGGGCAGGAAGCGTTTTGTGAGTGAAGGAGATGGAGGCCAGCTTAAGCTAGAAAGCTACTGAATGTTGGAACCAACTGCTGAAGACTTAAaagctgaaagggaaaaaagataggtgtctatatatatatatacaaacacacAGGCCTTTTTGGCACgtgtgcatgtatgtatgtatatgcatatattatATACCAAATTTCTAAGAGTTGCTTAGCAcagttcatatttttttaagagcacATGTTTTGGGTAcagatcattttttttaaatagttttataaatttcagaaagaaaagttctTTCTCCGGGCATCTAATAGACCAACTGGCCACTCTGTTGTGGTGCCTTCAGATAAGCTATCTTTTTGTAAGTGCCATGTTTATGACCTGTCATTCCATGTTTGCATCCACGTTTGACTGCCGCTGTTTCTTTCAAGGACAGTGTTTTCATTGTACAATCCCTGATTTATACAGAGCTTTCTAGAAGGGTCAGGTTAAGCCGCTGTGATCCCCTTcgttgctgctgctgaaatactgTGCTTTGGGAGGAAAAATAGCTGTTTCTTTGTCTTAAAGAGCCCAAGAAATGAGAGCTGGGTCATTGGACAAGTTCACCTGTTCCACTGGTCGGTTTTAGGTATTCCAGCCAGCACGTACCAAACCGGTCCTTTTTTCTATGTAactggaaaagtgaaaaattctggtaaaaacatattaaaaatattttttgtgaagCTCTCCTTCCTGCCTTTTGCATTTAGGCTGTTCCAAACTCTGAAGCACTGCGCAGCACTTCTGTCACCAATATTTGTATTACAATAGGTGTTAAGTACAGAATGACGGACAGTCCTGAAGGGGACCCACAAGGTGTGAGTCCAGCTGCTGGCTCCACACGCGATCATGCCACGTTCAAGCCGTGTTTCTAAAAGCAGCTCCGTGCCGTGCCCGCTGCCCTAGGGCAGGGCCTCTCTCTACCCGCCCCTGCCCGGCCGCAGCTCTGTGCCGTTCCCCGGGGCTCAGTCGCTgctgttgcagagcagcagagctcagctgcccctccactccctgGGAGTAGCTGAAGGCTGAAGTAATTAAACTAACGGTACGAATGTACGGTGCGGAATTAACAAGCCTTTCATCGCAGTGCCCCTGTGCCCTCTCAGTGCTGCACCGCGGCCTCAGGCCATTGAAGCCGCCGGGGCGCAGCTGCGGCTCTGCGGGAGGAAAGCCGCCTCCTCGGGCCGCGCGCGTCCGTTCGCAGTGCAAGCGTACGGGAAGAACGAGACGAAAGGAGGCCCCGGGCCGCTCGGCTGGTACCTGGCACCCCACCTAAGGCTGCGGCTGGGGGCCCGCAGTGCCTTCGGGCGGCCGCGACGCCTCCATGGCCGCgcgctgcagctgctgcaactGCTCCAACTTCTCCAGTGATACCGATTTGAGGGGCAGCACCTTCGGCTTGCACAGCACCATGCCGGCAGCGTCCTCCACCGACAGCTGCCCTGCGAAGGAGACAGAGCAGCGCGTCAGCCGCCTCGTGGCGGTGCCCGTGGCCGCGTCCCGCCCGCCGGCCGTACCTTGTTTGGGCAGCACCTCCCGGAACGCGCCCTTACCCTCCGGCATAGCGGCTTCCGACCCCACGCGCATGTGCCGGGCTGCCCGGAAAGCCACAAATCCCGGCATGCGCCGCGCCTGCAAGCAGTGCATGCTGGGGGTTGTAGTCCTTGGAGGGGGGGAGAAAGGCGTCGGCCGCCCACCTCCGCGGTGGGCGCTGGAGGGGGAAGCAGCTGGTTCTGCAGCGCGGCGTCGTGCCGGCTGCTGTCGGCGCACGCTGGCTCGGCTGCGGCCGGCCTGCCTGAGTGCGTACAGCTGGCGTGGCCGTGAGGCGCGGGGGCCGCTGCTTTTCATAAAAAGCCAGCGGGTACCGACCGACGGGTGGGCTCTGCCCGGTCTGACGCGTTCTCGAGTTCGTCTCCGGGCAGCGCCTCGGGGTTCGTGGGGGTGAATCACGCTGCTGGTTAGAAGGTAAACGCCGGTAAAACCCTCGAAGGTCGAGGGCATAAATGCAGCCAAACCAGCCCGGCCGGTGCGCCGGGATCCCCCCCGCAGAGCGCGGATTTGCATTTCCGAGCTCCCTCCCGCCGCTCTGCAGCAGCTCGGCGCGCAGCCGTGTGCGGAGCCGCCTGCAGCGCGGGGCGGTGCGGATAGGTTCGGTTCACGGCCCTCGGCACGGGCCCGGCTCGCCCTCCGGAGCTGCCGTATCCCAGCTCTCGCCAGTGAAGTTGCCTGTGTTCCCCCACGCACTGTTTGTGTTGGCCGTGGGTTCCTCGAGGGTCTGCAGGTAACAAAGTCTTCACAGTAAGGGCGGTGAGGCAATGGCACAGGTTGCCCGGAGAGGCCGCATGTCgcgtccctgcagacagccggggtcaggctggatggggctctgagcactgatggagctgtagatgtccttgTTCAGGGCAGGCGGCTGGACCCGATGGCCtttaaagctcccttccaaATCCAGCttcttacaattctgtgataatttctGTGCTGGCCATGTGCTTCCCTCTGCTGTCTGCTATGGAACCTAAGGCAATCTATGGTCTACGGTAAGACCTGGGATAAACCTTTAACTTCCAGTAAGCAGCATCTCTCTGACAGTTATTTAAAGCCTGTCTGCATTGTTCCAGaactatttcctttttcctctaaGGCAACCTACAGTAGGAAACTGACGGTCCCTCAGGTAGCCAGCTTTCACTTCTCTTGAAGTCTTGCCTGCTCATTGCATTTGGGGCCAGCAGAGCAACCTGCAGAGGCTGAAAATGGGTCCCCAACTTCCTGCCTTTTGTGGAGTCAGCCAAAGATAACacttttggtttggtttcagATGGCCCAGAAGCGGGCCCGCTTCTGCTGTGATTCATACGTTCCACTTGCAGGTCAAAAGATTGGCATTGGTGAGACTGTAAAATGGATGTGCTTGCTTTGGACATCCTTCTGTACCCTTTGAAGTGCACAGAAGTGttctcactgatttcagtgggaaaagcaGTCTCTGGTGTGCCAATTGGTATTTCCTACTGATTGGAAGGGAAAGGACGAGGGCCTGGGGTCTGATTTATGAAGACTATGAATGTTTGCAGACCAGGGCGTTTTGCACATCACAATTTGCAGATCAGTGACTTGGTAGTTTGTTTTAACTGATCCATCTAACATCTTTACTCTGgttaaaaatgaatggaaaagacAGCCTGTTATGAATGAAAATTGTGTGCTGTGAAACCAACAGTTACTCCTGTGGTAATAAATTTGGtctgcagagaaagagaaaatgaactgaaagcaaaacGTTGAAATCAAATTGTGGGATAGGTTTTTTGACGTTGTGGATGACCGTGAGGATCGGCATCCGTAGCAACCAGAGCCCATCTCAGTCCTGCAGGGAGTCACTTTGTAAACGCAGTTTTCCTGCCAACaaagtttgtttgcttggtGATAAGAAACAATGGTCAACTCGATGTGCTACTTAAGCATTTTAGTGCTTGAGAAGAGGAATCCAGATTTGTGCTAAACCTATTTTCTTAGTTAGTCAAA from Lagopus muta isolate bLagMut1 chromosome 5, bLagMut1 primary, whole genome shotgun sequence includes the following:
- the BBIP1 gene encoding BBSome-interacting protein 1, whose amino-acid sequence is MQIRALRGGSRRTGRAGLAAFMPSTFEGFTGVYLLTSSVIHPHEPRGAARRRTRERVRPGRAHPSVGTRWLFMKSSGPRASRPRQLYALRQAGRSRASVRRQQPARRRAAEPAASPSSAHRGGGRPTPFSPPPRTTTPSMHCLQARRMPGFVAFRAARHMRVGSEAAMPEGKGAFREVLPKQGQLSVEDAAGMVLCKPKVLPLKSVSLEKLEQLQQLQRAAMEASRPPEGTAGPQPQP